From Patescibacteria group bacterium, a single genomic window includes:
- a CDS encoding class I SAM-dependent methyltransferase: MSKKIKVLSSAEGYNLAADYYDEKEKYLNSFEQGKILPMLGDVTNKKVLDVGAGTGRLAVYLANRGAEVTALDISGKMLEMIKRKHKKIVTKIGDAENLPFKDSSFDIAVAAFLIVHLKDPRRFFDEVYRVLKDDGIFVVTNINQTDPPLVKTKQGEIIIESFYHRPEKIREILESLAFKIEKETFITQGDDVWINQIIVARK; the protein is encoded by the coding sequence ATGTCAAAAAAAATAAAAGTGCTGTCGTCCGCAGAGGGGTATAATTTAGCAGCCGATTATTACGATGAAAAGGAAAAATATTTAAACAGTTTTGAACAAGGCAAAATTTTGCCGATGCTTGGCGATGTGACCAATAAAAAGGTCTTGGATGTCGGCGCCGGCACCGGCCGCTTGGCGGTTTACCTGGCCAATAGGGGAGCCGAGGTCACGGCTTTAGATATTTCCGGAAAGATGCTGGAAATGATTAAACGCAAACATAAAAAAATAGTCACCAAAATCGGGGATGCGGAAAATTTGCCGTTTAAAGATAGTTCCTTTGATATCGCGGTGGCGGCCTTTTTAATTGTGCATTTAAAAGATCCGAGGAGATTTTTTGATGAGGTCTATCGGGTTTTAAAAGATGACGGTATTTTTGTTGTCACCAATATCAACCAGACAGACCCGCCCCTGGTTAAGACCAAGCAGGGAGAAATTATAATAGAATCCTTTTATCACCGGCCGGAAAAAATCAGGGAAATTCTGGAATCGCTGGCATTTAAGATAGAAAAGGAAACTTTTATAACACAAGGGGATGATGTTTGGATAAACCAAATTATAGTAGCAAGGAAATAG
- the infB gene encoding translation initiation factor IF-2, protein MNVSELARQLRVHPQKLLQILPEFGFDIGAKAVKIDDRVAQQIQRDWRKIKYIIDERERKEKEKQKELEKEARKSTGTSVAIPQKLTVRELADALQMPPTKLIMELMKNGILATQNENIDHDTAMLIAQEFGFTVTEKTEDNHKEDTHVQNLENILTSDASGENKIARPPVVVVMGHVDHGKTKLLDAIRSTNVVDSEAGGITQHIGAYQVVWTNPKTKEKTPLTFIDTPGHEAFTVMRSRGAKVADIAILVVAADDSVKPQTIEAINIMKAAKLSIVVAINKIDKEGADPQKVRVDLSQHNIISEEWGGDVPMVEISAKQKLNIDKLLDVLLLVADLHADEIKANPDRSAAGTVIEAHVDKGEGPVATILVQTGTLKINDPLVVNGEIYGKVKAMRNYKGDILETAGPSNPVRILGFKVAPQVGDVLDVGSFETATNINIKEKRSKQSGAEQGSASTVEVTAEGEEKKFLNLVIKADTLGSLEAIIGSLEKIKNDEVGVKVVGKGLGNITADDVAKAEAAGGIICGFNVVAMPNAQTMIADKNISFMQYKIIYDLLDYIKEELQKMLNPEKIITELGAVKIIAVFRTEKNYMIVGGRVTSGKLRKDCLVKVIRKGEAVGEGKLSQLQIAKQTVNEVAEGNECGMQFDGKLRLEAGDVLEAYKEEIKEKKLILN, encoded by the coding sequence ATGAATGTCAGTGAATTAGCCAGACAATTACGCGTACATCCGCAGAAACTCCTGCAAATTTTGCCCGAGTTCGGTTTTGATATTGGTGCGAAAGCAGTGAAGATTGACGACCGTGTAGCCCAACAGATTCAGCGCGATTGGCGAAAAATCAAATATATTATTGATGAAAGAGAACGCAAGGAGAAAGAAAAGCAGAAGGAACTGGAGAAAGAAGCCAGAAAAAGCACAGGCACTTCTGTGGCCATACCGCAAAAATTGACTGTCCGCGAACTGGCTGATGCTTTGCAAATGCCGCCGACAAAACTGATAATGGAACTGATGAAAAATGGCATTCTGGCCACGCAAAATGAAAACATTGATCATGACACAGCCATGCTTATTGCCCAGGAATTTGGTTTTACCGTGACGGAAAAAACCGAAGACAACCACAAAGAAGACACCCATGTTCAGAATTTGGAAAATATTTTAACCAGCGATGCGAGCGGTGAGAACAAAATTGCGCGTCCGCCGGTGGTGGTGGTTATGGGTCATGTTGATCATGGAAAAACAAAATTATTGGACGCGATCAGAAGCACGAACGTAGTTGATTCCGAGGCCGGAGGCATCACCCAGCATATTGGCGCCTATCAGGTTGTCTGGACCAATCCAAAAACCAAAGAAAAAACTCCGCTGACATTTATTGACACCCCGGGTCATGAGGCCTTTACGGTCATGCGCAGCCGCGGCGCCAAAGTGGCGGACATTGCCATATTGGTGGTGGCCGCCGATGACAGCGTGAAGCCACAAACCATTGAAGCGATAAATATAATGAAGGCGGCCAAACTGTCAATCGTGGTGGCCATTAATAAAATAGATAAAGAAGGCGCTGATCCGCAAAAAGTGCGGGTTGATTTGTCTCAACATAATATTATCTCCGAAGAATGGGGCGGCGATGTGCCGATGGTTGAGATTTCCGCCAAGCAGAAATTAAATATTGATAAATTATTGGATGTTTTACTCTTGGTTGCGGATTTGCATGCCGATGAAATAAAAGCTAACCCGGACAGATCGGCGGCCGGAACCGTGATTGAGGCCCACGTTGATAAGGGCGAGGGGCCGGTGGCCACAATCTTGGTGCAAACCGGAACTTTAAAAATCAATGATCCGTTGGTGGTAAACGGTGAAATTTACGGAAAAGTTAAGGCCATGAGAAATTATAAAGGCGATATTTTGGAAACCGCCGGACCAAGCAACCCGGTTCGTATCCTAGGATTTAAAGTGGCCCCGCAAGTCGGAGATGTTTTGGATGTCGGCAGTTTTGAAACCGCCACTAACATAAACATAAAAGAAAAAAGATCAAAACAATCCGGAGCCGAACAAGGTTCCGCGTCCACAGTAGAGGTCACTGCCGAAGGCGAAGAGAAAAAGTTTTTGAATTTGGTGATTAAGGCGGATACTTTGGGGTCGCTTGAAGCCATCATTGGATCACTGGAAAAAATTAAGAATGACGAAGTGGGCGTGAAGGTAGTGGGGAAGGGTTTGGGCAATATTACCGCCGATGATGTGGCCAAAGCCGAAGCCGCGGGCGGAATTATTTGCGGTTTTAATGTCGTGGCTATGCCTAACGCGCAAACCATGATTGCCGACAAAAACATCAGCTTCATGCAATACAAAATTATTTATGATTTGCTGGATTATATTAAAGAGGAGCTGCAAAAAATGTTAAATCCTGAAAAAATAATAACGGAGCTGGGCGCGGTAAAAATCATAGCTGTTTTTAGAACCGAGAAAAATTACATGATTGTTGGCGGTCGCGTAACATCCGGCAAACTTCGTAAAGATTGTTTGGTCAAGGTGATACGAAAAGGCGAAGCGGTTGGCGAGGGTAAATTATCTCAATTACAAATTGCCAAACAGACGGTAAATGAGGTTGCTGAAGGCAATGAATGCGGAATGCAGTTTGACGGCAAATTACGACTGGAAGCTGGGGATGTTTTGGAGGCCTATAAAGAAGAAATCAAAGAGAAAAAATTAATTTTAAATTAA
- the trxA gene encoding thioredoxin, with amino-acid sequence MEYVFNQANFNEEVLRSKEPVFVDFWAPWCGPCQTMGPMVEELAKEFDGKNIKIGKCNVDENGDIAMQYNIMSIPSFIVFKDGQVVDQIVGGVQKEKLKEMIEKQVG; translated from the coding sequence ATGGAGTACGTTTTTAATCAGGCAAATTTTAATGAGGAGGTTTTACGGTCAAAGGAGCCGGTGTTCGTGGATTTCTGGGCGCCCTGGTGCGGACCTTGCCAGACCATGGGACCGATGGTGGAAGAATTGGCCAAAGAATTTGACGGAAAAAATATAAAAATCGGCAAATGCAATGTTGATGAAAACGGCGATATCGCCATGCAGTATAATATAATGAGCATCCCTTCATTTATTGTTTTTAAAGACGGACAGGTGGTTGATCAGATTGTCGGGGGAGTACAAAAAGAGAAGTTGAAGGAAATGATAGAAAAACAGGTGGGCTAA
- a CDS encoding class I tRNA ligase family protein — protein MQKYNPKKIEKKWQKFWEENKTFEVAEEKAKNKFYALIEFPYPSGEGLHVGHPRPFTAMDVIARKKRMEGFNVLYPIGFDSFGLPTENYAIKTGKAPQEVTEKNIANFTRQLKMLGYSFDWSRVINTSDPEYYKWTQWQFLQFFKHGLAYKKKIAINWCPKDKIGLANEEVVDGKCERCGTPVEKRDKEQWMLAIRKYADKLLAGLKDVDYIERAKIQQENWIGRSEGAEVDFSLKKHKEKIKVFTTRPDTLFGATYMVLSPEHELVQKLKPEIKNWNKVEKYLEEAKRKSDLERTELQKEKTGVELQGIKAINPVNNEEIPVWVADYVLTSYGTGAIMAVPAHDERDREFAEKFKLEIREMVPENMEKIMKWLEEKGVGKAVVNYKLRDWVFSRQRYWGEPIPLVYCEHCGGWIPLPEDQLPLELPKVKKYEPTDTGESPLAAMEKWVNTKCPKCGGPARRETDTMPNWAGSSWYFLRYCDPHNDQTFAAADKLRYWMPVDWYNGGMEHVVLHLLYSRFWNQFLYDIGEVPASEPYKKRTSHGLILAKGGEKMSKSKGNVINPDEMVEQFSADTLRAYIMFMGPFDQAVEWDTNGLVGVQRFLEKVWQMQEKLSAESSPKLVALLHQTIAKVSEDIDGMRFNTAIAKMMELVNEMVDRQAVSKSDYEILIKLLSPFAPHLANEIWELLGNKSDLAFEPWPKFNAALAKDSEFTLAVQVNGKLRDAILVDAGISEAEAKQTALASEKVQKWLEGKKPKKVIYVKGKLISIVV, from the coding sequence ATGCAAAAATATAATCCTAAGAAAATTGAGAAAAAATGGCAGAAGTTTTGGGAAGAAAACAAGACCTTTGAGGTTGCTGAAGAAAAAGCCAAGAATAAATTTTATGCCTTGATTGAGTTTCCGTATCCGAGCGGAGAGGGTTTGCATGTCGGCCATCCGCGGCCATTTACGGCCATGGATGTGATTGCGCGCAAAAAGAGAATGGAAGGTTTTAATGTTTTGTATCCGATCGGTTTTGATTCATTTGGTTTGCCGACGGAAAATTATGCCATAAAGACCGGGAAAGCGCCGCAGGAGGTAACTGAAAAAAATATTGCCAATTTTACGCGCCAGTTAAAAATGCTGGGCTACAGTTTTGATTGGTCGCGCGTGATTAATACCTCTGATCCAGAATATTATAAATGGACGCAGTGGCAATTTTTACAATTTTTTAAACACGGCTTGGCTTATAAAAAGAAAATAGCTATCAATTGGTGTCCGAAAGACAAAATCGGTCTGGCTAATGAAGAAGTGGTTGACGGCAAGTGCGAGCGGTGCGGTACGCCGGTTGAAAAAAGGGATAAAGAGCAGTGGATGCTGGCCATCAGAAAATACGCGGATAAATTGTTGGCCGGTTTGAAGGATGTTGATTATATTGAACGCGCAAAAATTCAACAGGAAAATTGGATTGGCCGGAGCGAAGGCGCGGAAGTGGATTTCAGTTTAAAAAAACATAAAGAAAAGATAAAAGTTTTTACCACCCGGCCGGACACTTTGTTTGGCGCGACCTATATGGTTTTGTCGCCGGAGCATGAGTTGGTGCAGAAACTGAAACCGGAAATAAAAAATTGGAATAAAGTGGAAAAATATCTTGAAGAGGCCAAAAGAAAATCCGATCTGGAACGTACTGAATTGCAAAAAGAGAAAACTGGGGTTGAACTGCAGGGCATAAAGGCGATTAACCCTGTTAATAATGAAGAGATTCCGGTTTGGGTGGCTGATTATGTTTTGACCAGCTATGGTACCGGCGCCATTATGGCCGTGCCGGCGCACGATGAAAGAGATAGAGAATTTGCGGAAAAGTTTAAGTTGGAAATCAGAGAGATGGTTCCCGAAAATATGGAAAAAATAATGAAATGGCTTGAAGAGAAAGGTGTTGGCAAGGCCGTTGTTAATTATAAACTTCGCGACTGGGTTTTTTCCCGACAAAGGTATTGGGGCGAGCCGATCCCATTGGTTTATTGTGAACATTGCGGCGGTTGGATTCCACTTCCCGAAGATCAGCTCCCACTAGAGCTTCCTAAAGTAAAAAAATACGAACCCACTGACACGGGCGAGTCGCCGCTCGCGGCCATGGAAAAATGGGTGAACACCAAATGCCCAAAGTGCGGCGGTCCGGCGCGCCGGGAAACCGACACCATGCCCAATTGGGCCGGTTCCAGTTGGTATTTTTTAAGATATTGCGATCCGCACAACGACCAAACATTTGCGGCGGCAGATAAATTGAGATATTGGATGCCGGTTGATTGGTATAACGGGGGCATGGAACACGTGGTTTTGCATTTATTGTATTCAAGGTTTTGGAATCAGTTTTTATACGATATCGGCGAAGTACCCGCCAGCGAGCCGTATAAGAAACGCACTTCGCACGGTTTGATTTTAGCCAAAGGCGGCGAAAAAATGTCCAAATCAAAAGGCAATGTGATTAACCCGGATGAGATGGTTGAACAGTTCAGCGCCGACACCTTGCGCGCGTACATAATGTTTATGGGTCCTTTTGATCAGGCGGTTGAGTGGGACACCAACGGCCTGGTGGGTGTGCAAAGATTTTTGGAAAAGGTTTGGCAGATGCAGGAAAAATTAAGCGCCGAGTCATCGCCCAAACTGGTGGCTTTGCTTCATCAAACCATTGCCAAAGTTTCCGAAGACATTGACGGCATGAGATTTAACACGGCCATCGCCAAGATGATGGAACTGGTAAATGAAATGGTTGATCGTCAGGCGGTGTCAAAATCGGATTATGAAATTTTAATAAAATTATTATCACCGTTTGCTCCGCATCTGGCCAATGAGATTTGGGAACTTTTGGGAAATAAATCCGATTTGGCTTTTGAACCATGGCCAAAATTCAATGCGGCACTGGCCAAAGACAGTGAATTTACTTTGGCCGTGCAGGTGAACGGAAAATTGCGGGATGCAATTTTAGTTGATGCCGGAATCTCCGAAGCGGAGGCAAAACAAACCGCCTTAGCCAGCGAGAAAGTGCAAAAATGGCTGGAAGGAAAGAAACCTAAAAAAGTTATTTACGTCAAAGGCAAGTTAATTAGTATAGTTGTGTAA
- a CDS encoding HU family DNA-binding protein has protein sequence MNKADLAQAIAEKLNLPKRQTEDTLNSMVEVITDMLKKGEEVVLTGFGAFSAKKRAARQGVNPQNPSQKIQIPAVTVPKFKAGKALKDALK, from the coding sequence ATGAATAAAGCAGATTTAGCTCAAGCTATAGCCGAAAAATTAAATTTACCAAAGAGACAGACAGAAGATACTCTAAACTCAATGGTAGAGGTAATTACTGACATGTTAAAGAAAGGCGAAGAGGTTGTTTTGACAGGTTTTGGCGCTTTCAGCGCTAAAAAGCGCGCTGCCCGCCAGGGTGTGAACCCACAAAATCCTTCTCAAAAGATCCAAATCCCAGCCGTGACCGTACCAAAATTCAAAGCTGGTAAGGCCTTAAAGGATGCTTTGAAATAA
- a CDS encoding prepilin-type N-terminal cleavage/methylation domain-containing protein translates to MSKKGFTLIELLIVIAIIGLLATIVIVVYGTAKSASRDTKRLADLRQIGTALELYNNDENHYPIGDDVALGNTDTACLNSDGWQATGCVGAYMGKVPKDPQSGNYIYSSTSGTNYYTITATLEGTSNGLTGNIRLTPNGIEQGE, encoded by the coding sequence ATGTCCAAAAAAGGTTTCACTTTAATAGAATTACTGATTGTGATCGCTATTATCGGACTACTGGCAACAATTGTGATTGTGGTCTACGGCACGGCCAAATCCGCGTCGCGAGACACCAAGCGGCTGGCCGATCTTAGACAAATTGGCACGGCCCTGGAACTTTATAATAACGACGAAAACCATTACCCGATTGGCGATGACGTAGCTTTAGGAAACACTGATACGGCCTGCCTCAACTCCGACGGCTGGCAAGCCACCGGCTGTGTCGGCGCTTATATGGGAAAAGTTCCGAAAGATCCGCAGTCCGGAAATTATATTTACAGTTCAACCAGCGGCACAAATTATTACACCATTACCGCCACTTTAGAAGGCACTTCAAACGGACTTACCGGAAACATCCGGCTGACGCCTAACGGGATAGAACAAGGAGAGTAA
- a CDS encoding acyltransferase → MAILITDALRQNWVVITGLLLALVVSIRRTKDDSFFPPQTTTELKGLAILMVVFSHIGYFLVSDRQFLVPLSNYAGVGVDLFLVLSGYGLVVSALKKPLSIGQFYSKRLRRIYIPVAVTVALFVLLDFFFLHLTYPLKTVIENLLGFFPRADLYQDINSPLWYITPLLAYYLLFPLIFWKRFPAVSAIGMALVGWLFIKYSPQFHIVSVDMIKLYKLHFLSFPLGVALGALSPMLSRLRLSAVWRWLIIILSLGVFAYTYSHSFVTDSVLRDAVASLMTVMAVIALFVYKKINFKILALLGVFSFEIYLLHWPLLYRYNFLYGKIPAGLATLIYLALFLGLGFLYQKLLSLFYPVRRQPDVSGKSV, encoded by the coding sequence ATGGCAATCTTAATTACTGATGCTTTAAGACAAAATTGGGTGGTGATAACGGGGCTACTATTGGCGCTAGTGGTATCAATACGCCGCACTAAAGACGACTCTTTTTTTCCACCGCAAACCACCACCGAACTCAAAGGTTTGGCGATTTTAATGGTGGTTTTTTCTCATATTGGTTATTTTTTAGTCAGCGATCGCCAGTTTTTAGTGCCGCTCTCCAATTATGCCGGCGTGGGGGTGGATTTATTTTTGGTATTGTCCGGTTATGGTTTGGTGGTTTCGGCCTTGAAAAAACCATTATCAATCGGTCAATTCTACTCTAAACGTTTGCGCCGTATTTATATACCCGTGGCCGTGACCGTGGCGCTTTTTGTTCTGCTTGATTTCTTTTTTCTGCACCTAACCTATCCTTTAAAAACCGTTATAGAAAATTTATTGGGATTTTTTCCGCGCGCGGATTTATATCAGGATATTAATTCGCCTTTGTGGTATATCACACCGCTTCTGGCGTATTACCTTCTTTTTCCGCTGATTTTTTGGAAGCGCTTTCCGGCGGTGTCTGCCATTGGTATGGCTTTAGTCGGGTGGCTGTTTATAAAATACTCTCCCCAATTTCATATTGTTTCCGTGGATATGATAAAGCTGTATAAACTTCACTTTCTGTCATTTCCACTGGGCGTAGCTTTGGGGGCGTTAAGTCCGATGTTAAGCCGTCTGCGTCTGTCGGCCGTTTGGCGCTGGCTGATAATTATTTTATCTTTGGGCGTGTTTGCCTATACCTATTCTCATTCGTTTGTGACTGATAGTGTGTTAAGAGATGCAGTCGCCAGTTTGATGACGGTGATGGCTGTCATAGCCCTGTTTGTTTATAAAAAGATCAATTTTAAAATCCTCGCCCTGTTAGGCGTGTTTTCTTTTGAAATATATTTATTGCACTGGCCGCTTCTCTATCGCTATAATTTTTTATACGGCAAAATTCCGGCCGGCTTGGCCACGCTTATTTATCTCGCCTTGTTTTTGGGACTGGGATTTTTATACCAAAAATTACTCTCCTTGTTCTATCCCGTTAGGCGTCAGCCGGATGTTTCCGGTAAGTCCGTTTGA
- the truB gene encoding tRNA pseudouridine(55) synthase TruB, with protein sequence MPFLFINKPAGWTSHDVVAHIRTDKKIKVGHAGTLDPFATGLLIVGVGRDCTKKLDEFKQLPKTYIATIKLGATSDTYDKTGKISEYQNPTKDPTKIPDKKTISSILKSFIGKQLQTPPMFSAKKINGQRLYKLARQGKTIERQPNEIEIYEINLLDYSWPILKIEVKCSTGTYIRSLANDIGEKLGIGAYCEELERTAIGENYLKNAINLT encoded by the coding sequence ATGCCATTTCTATTTATCAACAAACCCGCCGGCTGGACCAGTCATGATGTAGTGGCGCATATCCGGACCGACAAAAAAATCAAAGTTGGTCATGCCGGCACCCTTGATCCGTTCGCGACCGGTCTTTTGATTGTCGGCGTCGGCCGCGACTGCACTAAAAAATTGGATGAATTCAAACAATTGCCGAAAACATATATTGCCACCATTAAACTCGGTGCAACCTCTGACACTTATGACAAGACCGGCAAAATTTCCGAATACCAAAACCCAACCAAAGACCCAACCAAAATTCCAGATAAAAAAACCATCTCATCAATTTTAAAATCTTTTATCGGCAAACAATTGCAAACCCCGCCGATGTTTTCAGCCAAAAAAATCAACGGCCAGCGTTTGTATAAACTGGCCAGACAGGGCAAAACAATTGAACGTCAGCCCAACGAAATTGAAATTTACGAAATCAACCTGCTTGACTACTCTTGGCCAATTCTAAAAATTGAGGTAAAATGCTCTACAGGCACCTACATCCGTTCCCTGGCCAATGATATTGGCGAAAAACTCGGCATTGGCGCTTACTGCGAGGAACTGGAACGGACGGCTATTGGTGAAAACTATTTAAAAAACGCAATAAATTTAACATAA
- a CDS encoding ComEC/Rec2 family competence protein: MLQEGLKKIADSKSKMFFIFCLCFIIGVGIFTFDVKPPDSPKNINYYNGSQMELTGYVSSEPNIGLSNTQYILKTKTGKVLLSAPLYPQYNYGDELQVKCILQDTKTYLIAQGVWSICNRPKILSVSTGTGGSILMKKILWFKAKINKQLNQLWPEPDSSFMAGLLYGSKSGLPKELSDNFSRTGVTHIIAVSGFNISIIVSFLMSILILIGLYRQQAFWVAVFGIILFVIFTGASASVVRAAIMGIIVLLSQYLGRPAQIGNTLVFTAALMSALNPYVLIWDAGFQLSFLATLGLIYLSPIVNSYLTRLKIPEFILENLSTTLAAIIATLPLILFQFGRLSIVAPLVNILILWIIPWLMLFGFVSLVISFVVFPLGQVAAWIAGLGLNYVIMVVNWFGNQSWSAIDIQIPFWAMVLLYILIIYIYVKKNKSAVVRRGV; the protein is encoded by the coding sequence ATGTTACAGGAGGGGTTAAAGAAAATTGCTGATTCCAAAAGCAAAATGTTTTTTATATTTTGCCTTTGTTTTATTATTGGGGTTGGTATTTTTACTTTTGACGTAAAGCCGCCCGACTCGCCCAAAAATATAAATTATTATAACGGCAGTCAAATGGAACTCACTGGCTATGTTTCCAGTGAACCGAATATTGGCCTAAGTAATACGCAATATATTTTAAAGACAAAAACAGGAAAAGTTCTGTTATCCGCGCCTCTTTACCCGCAGTATAATTACGGGGATGAATTGCAAGTAAAATGTATTTTGCAAGACACCAAAACATATTTGATCGCGCAAGGGGTGTGGTCAATATGCAATAGGCCAAAAATTTTATCAGTTTCAACCGGCACCGGCGGTTCAATTTTAATGAAAAAGATATTATGGTTTAAAGCAAAAATAAATAAGCAGTTAAATCAGTTGTGGCCCGAACCAGACAGCAGTTTTATGGCCGGATTATTATATGGCAGTAAAAGCGGCCTGCCTAAAGAACTTTCCGATAATTTTAGCCGCACCGGTGTGACTCACATTATCGCCGTGTCAGGGTTTAATATCAGTATTATTGTCAGTTTCCTGATGTCTATTTTGATTTTGATTGGATTATACAGACAGCAGGCCTTTTGGGTGGCCGTTTTTGGAATAATTTTATTTGTGATTTTTACCGGCGCCTCGGCTTCGGTGGTGCGGGCGGCAATTATGGGGATAATTGTTTTATTGAGCCAATATTTGGGCCGGCCGGCGCAGATAGGTAACACGTTGGTATTTACCGCCGCGCTCATGTCCGCCTTAAACCCTTATGTTTTGATTTGGGATGCCGGTTTTCAGTTGTCATTTTTAGCCACATTGGGTTTGATCTACTTATCGCCGATAGTTAATTCATATCTGACAAGATTAAAAATTCCTGAATTTATTCTGGAGAATCTCTCCACCACTTTGGCGGCCATTATTGCTACCCTGCCTTTGATTTTGTTTCAGTTCGGCCGGTTATCCATAGTGGCTCCGCTGGTAAATATCTTAATTTTATGGATAATACCCTGGCTGATGCTTTTTGGGTTTGTTTCTTTGGTCATAAGTTTTGTGGTTTTTCCTTTAGGACAGGTGGCGGCGTGGATAGCCGGATTGGGGTTGAATTATGTTATAATGGTAGTTAATTGGTTTGGCAATCAATCGTGGTCGGCCATTGATATACAAATTCCGTTTTGGGCCATGGTTTTGCTCTACATTTTAATTATTTATATTTATGTCAAAAAAAATAAAAGTGCTGTCGTCCGCAGAGGGGTATAA
- the rny gene encoding ribonuclease Y, which yields MHLTNFTWAIITLVGVGIAFLLGYILRKKIAQAQANSIEAKAEKLLNEAKTKQQEFILQAKEKGAQIIDEAKREEKQLRQELHSVQQRLEKRENMFDQKLLEFQDKQQKLQEKVEKVQQIKQDLEKMRDQEIEKLQGIAGLTRDEAKTELLVRVEEESKNDLAARIMKLEKESGEVFEEKARTIIGEAIQRCASSHAAEITSTTVSLPSEEMKGRIIGKEGRNIKTIEKLTGCELIIDDTPDAIMVSGFSPIRRQIAKLALEKLMADGRIQPARIEEFIEKAKQDLAIDIKKAGEEALYKMGITGIDPKLVGIVGRLKYRTSYGQNILNHSMEVGYLSSLIASELGLDAARAKKCGFFHDIGKSVDQETQGSHPEIGNMILKKFNMDEDIAQTALTHHLDKTFNIFASIAKAADAISGARIGARKDSYEQFIARLEELEKTATSFPGIEKVYAIQAGREIRIFVKPNEIDDYSAFQLAKDIARKIEQELQYPGEIRVTIIRETRVVEYAK from the coding sequence ATGCATTTAACTAATTTTACCTGGGCGATCATCACCCTGGTCGGCGTCGGTATAGCCTTCTTGCTGGGGTATATTTTACGTAAAAAAATAGCCCAGGCCCAGGCCAACTCTATTGAAGCCAAAGCCGAAAAGCTTTTAAACGAAGCCAAGACCAAACAGCAGGAATTCATCCTGCAAGCCAAAGAAAAAGGCGCGCAGATAATTGATGAAGCCAAACGGGAAGAAAAACAATTGCGCCAGGAATTGCACAGCGTGCAACAGCGTCTGGAAAAACGTGAAAATATGTTTGACCAGAAACTTTTAGAATTCCAGGACAAACAGCAAAAACTCCAGGAAAAAGTGGAAAAAGTCCAGCAAATCAAGCAGGATTTGGAAAAAATGCGCGATCAGGAAATTGAAAAACTGCAGGGCATTGCCGGACTGACCAGAGACGAAGCCAAGACCGAACTCTTAGTTAGGGTGGAAGAGGAAAGTAAAAATGATTTGGCCGCCCGCATCATGAAACTGGAAAAAGAATCCGGCGAGGTCTTTGAAGAAAAGGCGCGCACTATTATCGGTGAAGCCATTCAGCGCTGTGCCTCTTCGCACGCGGCTGAAATCACTTCAACCACCGTGTCCTTGCCCAGCGAGGAAATGAAGGGGCGCATCATCGGCAAAGAAGGCCGCAACATTAAAACCATTGAAAAACTAACCGGCTGTGAACTTATCATTGACGACACTCCGGACGCGATCATGGTTTCCGGCTTCTCCCCGATCAGACGCCAAATTGCCAAACTGGCTTTGGAAAAATTAATGGCCGACGGCAGAATCCAGCCGGCCCGCATTGAAGAATTTATTGAAAAAGCCAAACAGGATTTGGCCATTGATATAAAGAAAGCCGGTGAAGAAGCCCTATATAAAATGGGTATCACCGGCATTGATCCAAAACTGGTCGGCATTGTCGGACGCTTAAAATACAGAACCAGTTACGGACAAAACATCTTGAACCATTCAATGGAAGTGGGATATTTGTCATCCTTGATTGCGAGCGAACTTGGACTGGACGCCGCCAGAGCAAAAAAATGCGGCTTCTTTCATGATATCGGCAAATCAGTTGATCAGGAAACCCAGGGCTCTCACCCGGAAATCGGCAACATGATCCTCAAAAAATTCAATATGGATGAAGACATTGCCCAAACAGCTTTGACTCATCACCTGGATAAAACATTCAATATCTTTGCCAGCATTGCCAAAGCCGCGGATGCAATTTCCGGCGCCAGAATCGGCGCCCGCAAAGACAGTTATGAACAATTCATCGCTCGCTTGGAAGAACTGGAGAAAACAGCCACCTCCTTCCCGGGAATTGAAAAGGTGTATGCCATCCAAGCCGGACGAGAAATACGGATCTTCGTTAAACCAAACGAAATTGATGATTACTCTGCCTTCCAATTAGCCAAGGACATTGCCCGTAAAATTGAGCAAGAATTACAGTATCCTGGAGAAATCAGAGTAACCATAATTCGTGAAACCAGAGTGGTGGAATACGCAAAATAA